The Pseudoalteromonas translucida KMM 520 genome segment TACTTAAAAGCCATTGTTGAATACAGCCTACGCCATGAAACGTTAGGTGAAGAATTTACAGAGCATTTAAAAGCGCTAGTAAATTAGTTTTTACATAGCCCATATTATTTTATTTTTAAGTAAAATAATCAGCGTATTCAGTAAGCCGTTTTACTGTAAATATCATACCAGTTAGCTATACAGCCGACTGATATGATATTTAATTTATTACCAAAACTTAACCTGCAAGGGTAAACACCCGTTTACCATCGGTAGTTGTTACTGCGTTGGAACAGCAAAAACCTCAGACTCATCGTTATCTAAATCAATAAACGCAATAGGCTGGTCACTCTGTATTGTGTTGGCGTAATTTTTAATAAACGGCACAACATATAACTGATTAAACCTATCGTCACACATAAACTCAGTAGGGTTTGTGCTTGTCAGCTTATACTCTTCTGTAATACTGTGCTGTAATAATAGCGGATTGTTTTCAGGCTTTTTAAGCCCACATTCTAATTGGCCTAATGCGCTATTCCCCCAGTTGCCGCTAAACGGTATAGGCGCTGAAACAAGCTCAATGTTCACATCGTTAGCAATAATGTTATGCTTGCGACAATAATCGAGCTGACGGTTTATTACAGACTGCGTTAATTCATTTATCGTATACGTTTGTGTGTCGGCCCAATCAAAACGACTTATCCCAAACTTATAAATAATCTCTCTCGTATTCGCAGTTGCAACAACGCCGCTCCATACATAAAAAATAATATGCGTGTGCGTAAACGGGCTATATGCATCCTCGCTTTTTCGCTGTTTTTCACATATCGGCAGTAACAGCGTAGGCTGCTCAACTCCCGGGTAATTTGAAAAATTCCTTACATAGTCAGTTTCCCCATTTGTGTATGTAATGCGAGTATGAATACGTTGCTTGCCTGTACTTTCTTTTTCACCACGTTCTACCTGTACTGACTTTATCGAGAGAGCTTTTAGCTTATTTGAAATTCGGTATAAATCGTTAATAATTTTTATATCATTGCATACCATTTCACATACCCTGGCACCGTTTCGTCTTTGTCGTAATGCAGACAGCGTTGTGCGTGCTATGAAGTAATTGGCAATAACAATATCAATGATGTACTTATCTTTTGTGAGCGTCCGGCAAATTGCGTCTGACAAATTAATCTCAACTTAAGTAAGTTACAACCAAACAATTATTTGGAGTAACTTATGAGAATTATGCGCAGCCCAGAGCAATGGCAAACCATCATCCATGAACAACAATCAAGTGGTTTAACCATCATTGATTATTGCCGGCAACATCAATTATCAATGACTAGCTTTTATGCGGTAAGAAAGAAACTCGGCCTATCATCGAATAATTTCGTTCGCGCCAAAATTACACAGCAAGTCGAAATAGTTGATGAACAACCATCCATCACGTTAACTGTTGGCAAGGCAAACGTTAGTTTGCCAGCCACAACCTCTGCAACGTATTTAAGCCAGTTACTACGCGAGTTTGTTCAATGAAAATGTTTGTTGAGCCGTCAGAGGTTTTTCTGCATCGGGATTTTGTCGACTTTCGAAAAAGTATTAATGGCTTAGTGAGTATTGTTGAAGATGAGCTTGTTCGCGATGCCTATACCGGTACGTTGTTTGTATTTTGTAACAAGGCCAAAGATAAGCTGAAAATTCTATACTGGGATAAAACAGGGTTCGCGCTTTGGTATAAACGACTTGAAAAGCAAAAATTCAAATGGCCAAGTAAACTATCGAGCCAGGAATTTGAATTAACCTATCAACAACTGGATTGGTTGTTATCTGGATATGACGTGCTTGGCCATGAACCGCTGCACTATCAGTCACCGATCTAACTAGATCTTTTATCAGTCAACGATCGTGTACGCAAGTCCTTATTCTATTTGCGTTACAAAGCAGAATCATCTGTCTGTTCTTGCTAAACTCGATGGATGAAAATTGATACTAACTCACTCCCTGACGACCCAGAACAACTCAAGCAAATGTTGCTTGAGTTGCAGGCTGAAACTACCCAAGAGTTAGCGAAAAAAGATAAAATCATCAGTGAACAAGCCATTCAAATTAATCAGTTTATTGAACGCTATGAAATTGCCAAGCGTAAACAGTTTGGTAAAAGCTCCGAGCAACTCCCGGGGGCGGGGGAAACCTTCAATGAAGCGGAAGAAATCATTGATGAGGCCGATAAAACGTTATTAGCTGCGGCTGATAGTCACAGTAAGGTCACAATTAAAAACAAACCGACGCGCAAGCCACTGCCAAAAGAATTACCTCGAAAAGTGGTGACAATTGATTTGTCCATTGATGAAAAAGTGTGTGATTGTTGCCAAGGTAAGCTGCATAAAATTGGTGAAGCTCGTAGTGAAAAACTTGAGTTTGTTCCTGCGTACATCAAAGTGATAGAGACAGTTCGACCGAAATATGCCTGTAAAAGGTGTGAGCAAACTGGCACAGAAAATTCTATAAAAGTTGCACCTGTTCCAGCAACCCCCATTCCTAAAGGCATTGCCACCAGTAGTTTGCTGAGTCAAATCATCAGCGCCAAATATCAATATGGGTTGCCGCTATATAGGCAAGAAAAAATGTTCAATGAGTATGGTATTGAGCTGAGTCGTAAAACCATGTCAGATTGGATAATACGGTGTAGTGAATTACTGATGCCATTAGTTAACGAGCTAAAAGCAGCATTGCTTAGTCAAGCGGTGCTCCATGCCGACGAAACGCCCTTAAAGGTGATTAAGGCCGATAATAGCAGCAGTTACATGTGGGTGTATTGTTGTGGTAGCGATTCGGTGGCCGCCAATAGTTTGCCAAATATTATCCTCTATGATTATCACAACTCTCGTGCCGCAGCTTGTGTAGTTGATTACCTTGGTGACTATGACGGTTACCTGCAAGTCGATGGTTATGCAGCGTACGGAAAAACAGATGCAATATTGGCAGGTTGTATGGCGCATGCACGTCGAAAATTCATTGATGCGAAAACGGTGCAAACGAAAAACAAAACCGGCAAAGCCGATGTTGCCTTAAGTCTTATTAGAAAACTCTACGGCATTGAGGCAAGCTTAAAAGACAAAACGGCCGCAGAAACGTATCAAGCACGGCAGGAAAGTTCAAAACCCATCATCGATAAACTTCACCATTGGATTATCGAAAATAAAGATAAAGTGCCACCGAAAAGTAAACTTGGTGAAGCGATTACGTATTGGTGTAACCAAGAACATAAGCTCATCACCTATTTAAAAGATGGTCGCATAAATATAGATAACAATCGCGCTGAGCGGGCTGTGAAACCGTTTGTGATTGGCAGAAAAAACTGGTTATTCTCCAATACCGCGCGGGGTGCAACGGCTAGCGCCGTGCTCTATAGTATTATTGAAACCGCGAAAGCGAACGGACTGTTGGTCGACAACTATTTGCAAACCTGCCTAGATGAGCTTGCTAAAAAGCCTGAAAGTGTAGAGCACTTGCTACCTTGGAATGTTAATCAAGGCTAGACGCATTTGCTCAGACGCTTACTATCTTTTTGTTTAAAGTTATTTTTTAAGTCGGGACGTTGATGCTCTGGAAAATAAGCTGATGTGTATACTTTTATGTCGGTGACACTCGCTGCGTCACTAAATCGTTGAAGCTCTTGGTACACACTTGCTTTAAATGTCTCTACTTTTTCTGGTGTGTTCATGTCTTCAAGGTCATAAGACACCGCCTGTATACTTTTAGCATAATAGAGTAATTTACTGCGCGTCTCGGTTATACGCTTTTCAACTTTATTTCTTGCCTCTAAAAATTCAGCGCTCAGGGTATAGCGATAGTCGCGCTTTGAGTAAATGTAATTAACCTCAACATTTAACGATAATAAGTTTTTGTCAGTGGCTCTTCTATCGGTGAGTATGTTATCCAACTCGCGTTGTAACTCTGTTTTAATTTGTTTTGCACCGAGTGTTTTTTGCTTTTTAAAGGCACACGCGCATAAAGTGACCTTGCATTCTTTAGAAATATACTGAGATAAATAGCTCAACATGCGCCGACGCGGCTTTGATGGCTTTGTGGTATACCCTAAAAATTGTGTAATGTGTTTTTGACACGCCCGCTTATGGCTAGAGGCAGAGTAAGGAATGGTGCTTTCGTACTGTTTAAACAAACCAATAATAGGTTGAAATATCATTTTGTTAGTAAATTCATCATACCATTGGCTTTTGTTGAGCTGCTTTAATGGCATACTCATGAGCTTATCGAACGCATCTTGAGCCACTTCTAGCTCTTCAGGTAATGGGTATGGCATTGTATTGTTTGTGCATTGTTTGCAAATCATAAATAACCTCTTTTTAGGTTAGCATTAAATTAAATGCGCATAGGCGCGATATAAGTATTAAATGTTATAGGTGTGGCATGCGCTTGTTTGGCGTTAACCAACTAAACGCATAGCCATTAAATGTGTGTGCTTTATGCAATCCCGCGTTCAATCATCATTTCATTAAATGCAAAACCATCCTGCCGTGAGGCATTAGCAACATACGGCGCGTACACGTCAAATAATAAACGCGTGTCGCTGTGGCCTAACATGTGCGAAATGTACAGTGGGTTTTCATGCGCAGCGATATGCAGAACGGCTGCGGTGTGGCGTGTTTCGTAAGGGCGGCGGCGTGCAAGCCCCGCTTTTTGGAGTATGGGATACCAAAGCTGCTTACTTATAAAGTGGGTATCCAGCGGTTTATTTTTATGCGTAAATACAAATTCACTGTTTGCTTGTTCT includes the following:
- the tnpA gene encoding IS66 family insertion sequence element accessory protein TnpA — encoded protein: MRIMRSPEQWQTIIHEQQSSGLTIIDYCRQHQLSMTSFYAVRKKLGLSSNNFVRAKITQQVEIVDEQPSITLTVGKANVSLPATTSATYLSQLLREFVQ
- the tnpB gene encoding IS66 family insertion sequence element accessory protein TnpB (TnpB, as the term is used for proteins encoded by IS66 family insertion elements, is considered an accessory protein, since TnpC, encoded by a neighboring gene, is a DDE family transposase.), with translation MKMFVEPSEVFLHRDFVDFRKSINGLVSIVEDELVRDAYTGTLFVFCNKAKDKLKILYWDKTGFALWYKRLEKQKFKWPSKLSSQEFELTYQQLDWLLSGYDVLGHEPLHYQSPI
- the tnpC gene encoding IS66 family transposase yields the protein MKIDTNSLPDDPEQLKQMLLELQAETTQELAKKDKIISEQAIQINQFIERYEIAKRKQFGKSSEQLPGAGETFNEAEEIIDEADKTLLAAADSHSKVTIKNKPTRKPLPKELPRKVVTIDLSIDEKVCDCCQGKLHKIGEARSEKLEFVPAYIKVIETVRPKYACKRCEQTGTENSIKVAPVPATPIPKGIATSSLLSQIISAKYQYGLPLYRQEKMFNEYGIELSRKTMSDWIIRCSELLMPLVNELKAALLSQAVLHADETPLKVIKADNSSSYMWVYCCGSDSVAANSLPNIILYDYHNSRAAACVVDYLGDYDGYLQVDGYAAYGKTDAILAGCMAHARRKFIDAKTVQTKNKTGKADVALSLIRKLYGIEASLKDKTAAETYQARQESSKPIIDKLHHWIIENKDKVPPKSKLGEAITYWCNQEHKLITYLKDGRINIDNNRAERAVKPFVIGRKNWLFSNTARGATASAVLYSIIETAKANGLLVDNYLQTCLDELAKKPESVEHLLPWNVNQG